In Halorientalis sp. LT38, a genomic segment contains:
- a CDS encoding DUF389 domain-containing protein, with amino-acid sequence MCPRISLSDKCENLYEQVGLDTSYLVLMSMSGVLAGVALLTNSIPILIGAMVVAPALTPLELVSAGIAAKRLDRARFGAMVAFGGLLAATVGAMVTTVILNVTGVLPAAENLIEKPLLEERITAGWYSVIAAAAAGIAAGIATDEERTDTLVGVVAALALVPAAAAGGITLLSRAPAAASGGLLLLVVNAGMVVITGTLTLWLHTRGDSEARTD; translated from the coding sequence GTGTGTCCCCGAATCTCCCTCAGCGACAAGTGCGAGAATCTCTACGAACAGGTCGGCCTCGATACGTCGTATCTCGTTTTGATGTCGATGTCCGGTGTGCTCGCTGGCGTGGCTCTCCTCACAAACTCGATTCCGATCCTCATCGGCGCGATGGTCGTTGCCCCGGCATTGACGCCGTTGGAACTCGTTTCCGCTGGAATTGCTGCCAAGCGGTTGGATCGAGCCAGATTCGGGGCCATGGTCGCGTTCGGCGGTCTGTTGGCTGCGACTGTCGGGGCGATGGTAACGACGGTGATACTGAACGTGACGGGAGTTCTCCCAGCTGCGGAGAACCTCATCGAGAAACCACTACTCGAGGAACGCATTACGGCCGGCTGGTACAGCGTCATTGCTGCTGCCGCGGCGGGTATCGCGGCGGGGATAGCGACCGACGAAGAACGGACGGACACGCTCGTCGGCGTCGTCGCTGCCCTCGCTCTCGTCCCGGCCGCAGCTGCTGGGGGAATAACGTTACTGTCACGAGCGCCTGCCGCGGCCAGTGGGGGCCTCCTCTTACTCGTCGTAAATGCAGGCATGGTCGTGATAACCGGGACGCTAACACTCTGGCTCCACACTCGTGGCGATAGTGAAGCGCGAACAGACTAA
- a CDS encoding DUF7384 family protein: protein MTDAPDPARFVADADVLAADLLVGGPAREALDIARAHDWVTLVASDALLDDAEAVITDCADADLAADWREKIEDLRAPVEHPAGDHPALASAYNGDAPHLLTFDEDLQSARAGAALRKHVDVSVREPRAFVSLFDPESMYEVVVGGEYHGPDRDPRA, encoded by the coding sequence ATGACTGACGCGCCCGATCCCGCTCGCTTCGTCGCCGACGCGGACGTCCTGGCCGCCGACCTGCTCGTCGGGGGGCCCGCCCGCGAGGCCCTCGACATCGCCCGCGCGCACGACTGGGTGACGCTGGTCGCCAGCGACGCGCTGCTCGACGACGCCGAGGCCGTGATTACCGACTGCGCCGACGCCGACCTCGCGGCAGACTGGCGCGAGAAGATCGAGGATCTACGCGCCCCCGTCGAACATCCCGCGGGCGACCACCCAGCGCTCGCCTCGGCGTACAACGGCGACGCCCCGCACCTGCTCACCTTCGACGAGGACCTCCAGTCAGCACGGGCCGGGGCCGCCCTCCGAAAACACGTCGACGTGAGCGTCCGCGAGCCCCGCGCGTTCGTCTCGCTGTTCGACCCCGAATCGATGTACGAGGTCGTCGTCGGCGGCGAGTACCACGGACCGGACCGGGACCCGCGGGCGTAG